A portion of the Streptomyces sp. NBC_00376 genome contains these proteins:
- a CDS encoding LysR family transcriptional regulator yields the protein MELQQMRYVVAVAELGSFTRAAKRCLVVQSALSHQIARLEKELGARLFDRTSRRVRLTAAGEVFLPEARQALDAAERARAEVAATAGEVRGRLAVGSIPTISAVDIPAALRAFHLRYPRVHIVLRDGASKDLAQEVRDGTLDVAFLGVLPSYRPKGVSDHELATGELVAVVAPTHALAGHSETGLERLAQEMFVDYPDGTAARAQSEEAFAAMGLTREVAFEVSGTDFIVRLVRSGLGIAMLPAAFAAELAGVHVLSVRDAPARTERLVWSRFRPTPAAAAFLTGLGVDPGAVTG from the coding sequence ATGGAACTTCAGCAGATGCGGTACGTCGTCGCGGTGGCGGAGCTGGGGAGCTTCACCCGGGCCGCGAAGCGGTGCCTGGTCGTCCAGTCCGCGTTGAGCCATCAGATCGCCCGGCTGGAGAAGGAGCTGGGGGCCCGGCTCTTCGACCGCACCAGCCGCCGGGTCCGGCTCACCGCGGCGGGCGAGGTGTTCCTGCCGGAGGCCCGGCAGGCGCTGGACGCGGCGGAGCGGGCCCGCGCCGAGGTCGCCGCGACGGCGGGGGAGGTCCGCGGCCGCCTCGCGGTCGGCTCCATCCCGACCATCTCCGCGGTCGACATCCCGGCCGCACTGCGGGCCTTCCACCTCCGCTACCCGAGGGTGCACATCGTGCTGCGGGACGGAGCGAGCAAGGACCTGGCCCAGGAGGTACGGGACGGGACGCTCGACGTGGCGTTCCTGGGGGTGCTGCCGAGCTACCGGCCCAAGGGCGTGAGCGATCACGAGCTGGCCACGGGCGAACTGGTCGCGGTCGTGGCACCGACCCACGCCCTGGCCGGGCACTCGGAGACGGGGCTGGAGCGGCTGGCGCAGGAGATGTTCGTCGACTACCCGGACGGCACCGCGGCCCGTGCGCAGTCGGAGGAGGCGTTCGCGGCGATGGGCCTCACCCGGGAGGTGGCGTTCGAGGTCAGCGGAACCGACTTCATCGTGCGGCTGGTACGCAGCGGGCTCGGCATCGCCATGCTGCCGGCCGCCTTCGCGGCGGAACTGGCCGGCGTGCACGTGCTGTCCGTCCGCGATGCCCCCGCGCGCACCGAGCGCCTGGTCTGGAGCCGCTTCCGCCCCACTCCGGCCGCCGCCGCGTTCCTGACCGGACTCGGCGTCGATCCCGGTGCCGTGACCGGCTGA
- a CDS encoding alpha/beta hydrolase, translated as MSPWPTELAGRIDEHVLDSALLRDNPLGDPSQRPLWVYTPPGYDADPGRRYPVTYLLLGYAGTLPVWRNRTPYRQPVPELVDGIFARGEAPPMVLVFVDAWTTYGGSQYIDSPGTGRYHSYLCEEIVPWVDAHYRTLADREHRALAGKSSGGLGAMITPMLRPDLFGAFATHSGDSLSEAQYIPHFLMAARHLRDYDGDIFRWWDDFRSRVAFTRDEDLRLLELLGVSSCFSPAPDGTPQLPFDPRTGALRPEIWRRWLDWDPVRMVPGHAEALRSQRAIWIDAGTRDEWFLDLGAQAFRDALAEAGVDDAAIRFELFDGGHHAVEYRMPPALAWLSRRMADPS; from the coding sequence ATGTCCCCATGGCCCACCGAACTCGCAGGCCGTATCGACGAACACGTCCTGGACAGCGCCCTGTTGCGCGACAACCCGCTCGGCGACCCGTCGCAACGGCCGCTCTGGGTCTACACCCCGCCCGGCTACGACGCCGATCCCGGGCGCCGCTACCCCGTCACGTACCTCCTGCTCGGCTACGCCGGCACCCTCCCGGTCTGGCGCAACCGCACCCCCTACCGCCAACCGGTGCCCGAACTCGTCGACGGGATCTTCGCCCGCGGCGAAGCCCCGCCGATGGTGCTGGTGTTCGTGGACGCCTGGACCACGTACGGCGGCAGCCAGTACATCGACTCGCCGGGGACCGGCCGCTACCACTCGTACCTCTGCGAGGAGATCGTGCCGTGGGTCGACGCCCACTACCGCACGCTCGCCGACCGTGAACACCGCGCGCTGGCAGGGAAGTCGAGCGGCGGACTCGGCGCGATGATCACGCCGATGCTGAGGCCCGACCTGTTCGGCGCCTTCGCGACGCATTCGGGCGACTCGCTGTCGGAGGCCCAGTACATTCCCCACTTCCTCATGGCGGCAAGGCACTTGAGGGACTATGACGGCGACATCTTCCGCTGGTGGGACGACTTCCGCTCACGCGTGGCCTTCACCAGGGACGAGGATCTGCGGCTGCTCGAACTGCTCGGCGTCTCGTCCTGCTTCTCGCCCGCCCCGGACGGCACGCCCCAGTTGCCCTTCGACCCGCGAACGGGTGCGCTCCGCCCGGAGATCTGGCGGCGCTGGCTGGATTGGGACCCGGTACGGATGGTGCCCGGGCACGCCGAGGCGCTGCGGTCCCAGCGGGCGATCTGGATCGACGCGGGAACCCGCGACGAATGGTTCCTCGACCTGGGCGCGCAGGCGTTCCGTGACGCCCTGGCCGAGGCCGGGGTGGACGACGCGGCCATACGCTTCGAGCTGTTCGACGGAGGCCACCACGCCGTCGAGTACCGGATGCCGCCCGCACTGGCCTGGCTCTCCCGGCGGATGGCGGATCCGAGCTGA
- a CDS encoding ABC transporter substrate-binding protein has protein sequence MREHSVWQFSDDRGQLSTAERRPARVLAYVQAGATLWDHGIRPGAIFGSDHDDRAVPDVAKTGSLPLAEVGYLGAGSTLDVDTLLSGEPDLVVAVSYGGGHVYGLAPETAKHLEEQVPVVVIDVGQARTLAEIGDRFALLARSLGAEEPEAATRGLDGARHRLRTLAAGADGPRVVALSPAGQERTHLARPRMWPELRVLAELGVGLVEPAEGPGANWSTVGWAEAAALRPEVVLADIRANATPLDELRTNADWQAIERAARVVPWNPEPVCSARAHAAFLTRVADAMEAAGR, from the coding sequence GTGAGGGAGCATTCCGTGTGGCAGTTCTCCGACGATCGTGGACAGTTGTCGACGGCCGAGCGGCGCCCGGCGCGGGTGCTCGCCTATGTCCAGGCCGGAGCGACCCTGTGGGACCACGGCATACGCCCCGGCGCGATATTCGGCTCCGATCACGACGACCGGGCCGTGCCGGACGTGGCGAAGACCGGTTCGCTCCCGTTGGCCGAGGTCGGCTACCTCGGCGCGGGCAGCACCCTGGACGTGGACACCCTGCTGAGCGGTGAGCCCGATCTCGTGGTGGCCGTCAGCTACGGCGGCGGCCATGTCTACGGGCTCGCCCCGGAGACCGCCAAGCATCTGGAGGAGCAGGTCCCGGTCGTCGTCATCGACGTGGGGCAGGCACGCACCCTCGCCGAGATCGGTGACCGGTTCGCCCTGCTCGCCCGCTCGCTCGGGGCCGAGGAGCCCGAGGCGGCGACCCGGGGCCTGGACGGAGCACGGCACCGGCTGCGCACGCTCGCCGCCGGGGCGGACGGGCCCCGGGTCGTCGCCCTCTCCCCGGCCGGCCAGGAACGGACGCACCTCGCCCGCCCCCGGATGTGGCCCGAGCTGCGGGTGCTGGCCGAGCTCGGCGTCGGCCTCGTGGAGCCCGCCGAGGGGCCCGGTGCGAACTGGTCCACGGTCGGCTGGGCGGAGGCGGCGGCCCTGCGCCCCGAGGTGGTCCTCGCCGACATCAGGGCCAACGCCACACCGCTCGACGAGCTGCGGACCAACGCGGACTGGCAGGCGATCGAGCGGGCCGCCCGGGTGGTGCCGTGGAACCCGGAGCCGGTGTGCAGCGCGCGCGCCCACGCGGCCTTCCTGACGCGAGTGGCCGACGCGATGGAGGCGGCCGGGCGCTGA
- a CDS encoding type B 50S ribosomal protein L31: MQQDKHPSYRPVVFRDRSAGYAFLTRSTASSEQTIDWDDGNSYPVIDVEISAESHPFFTGKARVVDSEGQVAKFERRYGGEDAS; this comes from the coding sequence ATGCAGCAGGACAAGCACCCTTCCTACCGTCCCGTCGTCTTCCGCGACCGTTCGGCGGGCTACGCATTTCTGACCCGTTCCACCGCGTCGAGCGAGCAGACGATCGACTGGGACGACGGCAACAGCTACCCCGTCATCGACGTGGAGATCTCCGCCGAGAGCCACCCCTTCTTCACCGGGAAGGCGCGCGTCGTCGACTCGGAGGGGCAGGTCGCCAAATTCGAGCGCCGGTACGGGGGCGAGGACGCCTCCTGA
- a CDS encoding LacI family DNA-binding transcriptional regulator produces MATNKARRVTMSDVARHAGVSRTTVSFVLNGADAGIPEETRLRIRASIEELGYRPNAGARALAAKRSEWYGLITEIVTAPFAVDVIKGAQDRAWADGKFLLITAGDRDRAMEAAAFDKLLEQRAEGLLYATTWHRAVTLPPAAREVPVVLVNCFDADGALPSVVPDEVAGGHTATRRLLDAGHRRIGFINLDTGIPTAVGRRQGYEQALREAGLDIDDSLVVPGHATDGGYAAACELLDRENGRPTALFCGNDRTAMGAYDAIKERGLRIPDDIAVIGFDNQELIAAYLRPGLTTVALPFEAMGAKGVDMLGALTAGQPLDTTQMKVGCPLIERSSVRLR; encoded by the coding sequence GTGGCCACGAACAAGGCGCGACGCGTGACGATGAGCGATGTCGCCCGCCACGCCGGGGTCTCACGCACCACCGTCTCCTTCGTCCTGAACGGCGCCGACGCCGGGATCCCCGAAGAGACCCGGCTGCGCATCCGCGCCTCGATCGAGGAGCTCGGCTACCGGCCCAACGCCGGAGCGCGGGCACTCGCCGCCAAACGCAGCGAGTGGTACGGGCTGATCACCGAGATCGTCACCGCGCCGTTCGCCGTCGACGTGATCAAGGGGGCACAGGACCGGGCCTGGGCCGACGGGAAGTTCCTGCTCATCACGGCGGGGGACCGGGACCGGGCCATGGAGGCCGCCGCCTTCGACAAGCTGCTGGAACAGCGTGCCGAAGGGCTGCTGTACGCCACCACCTGGCACCGTGCGGTGACCCTGCCGCCCGCCGCCCGCGAGGTGCCGGTCGTCCTGGTGAACTGCTTCGACGCGGACGGCGCCCTGCCGTCCGTGGTGCCCGACGAGGTGGCAGGCGGCCACACCGCGACCCGGCGGCTGCTGGACGCGGGACACCGGCGCATCGGATTCATCAACCTCGACACGGGCATCCCGACCGCCGTCGGACGGCGCCAGGGGTACGAACAGGCCCTGCGCGAGGCCGGACTGGACATCGACGACAGCCTCGTCGTACCGGGACATGCCACCGACGGCGGGTACGCGGCGGCCTGCGAACTCCTCGACCGCGAGAACGGCCGCCCCACCGCACTGTTCTGCGGCAACGACCGTACGGCGATGGGCGCTTACGACGCCATCAAGGAACGGGGACTGCGGATCCCGGACGACATCGCCGTCATCGGATTCGACAACCAGGAACTCATCGCCGCCTACCTGCGGCCCGGCCTCACCACGGTCGCCCTGCCCTTCGAGGCCATGGGAGCCAAGGGCGTGGACATGCTCGGCGCTCTCACAGCGGGACAGCCGCTCGACACCACACAGATGAAGGTCGGCTGCCCGCTGATCGAACGCTCGTCGGTCCGACTGCGATGA
- a CDS encoding ATP-binding cassette domain-containing protein has protein sequence MTAPATTRTPLMSVRGLTKDFRMGGLFSRDHHRALNAVDLDILHGRIVALVGESGSGKSTLARCLARLEQPTSGQVLLDGQDVLRTQRRGASRAYRGTVQMVFQDPLGSLNPVHRVSTSCAAPCWCTGGPRARANCANSSPRSG, from the coding sequence ATGACGGCCCCGGCCACCACCCGCACCCCGCTGATGAGCGTGCGCGGGCTCACCAAGGACTTCCGGATGGGCGGACTGTTCTCCCGCGACCACCACCGGGCCCTGAACGCCGTCGATCTCGACATCCTGCACGGAAGGATCGTCGCCCTCGTCGGCGAGTCCGGCAGCGGCAAGTCCACCCTCGCCCGCTGCCTCGCCCGCCTCGAACAGCCGACCTCCGGGCAGGTCCTGCTGGACGGCCAGGACGTGCTGAGGACCCAGCGGCGCGGCGCCTCCCGCGCCTACCGGGGCACCGTACAGATGGTGTTCCAGGACCCCTTAGGCTCCCTCAACCCCGTCCACCGCGTGAGCACTTCCTGCGCCGCGCCCTGCTGGTGCACGGGCGGCCCGCGGGCGAGAGCGAACTGCGCGAACTCATCACCACGGTCGGGCTGA
- a CDS encoding GH32 C-terminal domain-containing protein — translation MTFYGLPDGRRVQLGRLSNWDYAFSAPTGEWNGQLGIARELTLTAGGLVQRPAAEIETLRADSTTIEDVTMRPGSADPLSALSGRSYEIEAEIALPGTGAATEFGFRLRTGGDRHTLVGYDTGTGKLFVDRSAAGVDYFTEHFAGRTEAPLSLTTVDGERRLRIRLFMDTSSIEVFGGDGRVTISSLLFPGPDDRGVACYASGGTARIVTLTVHRLRDVFRVTDTGPEPAAEPRGGEFRSGGLGELTVVPAGHWTTTGAGRTGVFDRDSTAVSSTEYGDLELTSLVRLGGPDGTSGAGSVLLRALPDTADGYALNLDPNLRTVRLFRKDGGRTTVLAEAPLLIRPGLGLALRIRARGGRIEAFVDGLPVVDVTDTHHTRGRIGLNVFGGRAAYQDTFVTAL, via the coding sequence ATGACCTTCTACGGGCTGCCGGACGGCCGGCGCGTCCAGCTCGGCCGGCTCAGCAACTGGGACTACGCGTTCAGCGCCCCGACCGGCGAATGGAACGGCCAGCTCGGCATCGCCCGCGAACTGACCCTGACCGCCGGGGGACTCGTCCAGCGGCCCGCTGCGGAGATCGAGACGCTGCGCGCGGACAGCACCACGATCGAGGACGTCACCATGCGTCCGGGCTCCGCCGACCCGCTCTCCGCGCTGAGCGGCCGGTCCTACGAGATCGAGGCCGAGATCGCCCTGCCGGGCACGGGCGCCGCGACGGAATTCGGCTTCCGGCTCCGTACCGGGGGAGACCGGCACACCCTCGTCGGCTACGACACCGGCACCGGGAAACTCTTCGTGGACCGCAGCGCCGCAGGAGTCGACTACTTCACCGAGCACTTCGCCGGACGGACGGAAGCGCCCCTGTCCCTCACCACCGTCGACGGCGAACGGCGGCTGCGGATCAGGCTGTTCATGGACACCTCCTCCATCGAGGTGTTCGGCGGGGACGGCCGGGTCACGATCAGCAGCCTGCTCTTCCCCGGACCGGACGACCGGGGCGTGGCCTGCTACGCCTCCGGAGGCACCGCCCGCATCGTCACCCTGACCGTCCACCGGCTCCGCGACGTCTTCCGGGTGACGGACACCGGCCCCGAGCCTGCCGCGGAACCGCGCGGCGGGGAGTTCCGCAGCGGCGGGCTCGGCGAGCTCACCGTCGTGCCGGCCGGGCACTGGACGACCACCGGCGCCGGCCGCACCGGAGTCTTCGACCGGGACTCGACCGCCGTCTCCAGCACCGAGTACGGCGATCTGGAACTGACCTCCCTCGTCCGCCTCGGCGGCCCCGACGGGACCAGTGGTGCCGGATCGGTGCTGCTGCGTGCCTTGCCCGACACGGCCGACGGATACGCCCTCAACCTCGATCCGAACCTGCGGACGGTCAGACTCTTCCGCAAGGACGGGGGACGGACCACCGTGCTCGCCGAGGCACCGCTGCTGATCCGCCCGGGTCTCGGCCTCGCGCTGCGGATCCGGGCCCGGGGCGGGCGGATCGAGGCGTTCGTCGACGGCCTGCCTGTCGTCGATGTGACCGACACCCACCACACGCGCGGCAGGATCGGGCTCAATGTGTTCGGAGGCCGCGCCGCCTACCAGGACACCTTCGTCACCGCACTCTAG
- a CDS encoding carbohydrate kinase family protein, translating into MLDRLDLLVIGECVADIVRLPGAADQVHPGGSPANVAYGLARLGHGSTLLTQLGPDADGRLIRDHLAGAGVEVRTDGATAPTPSAAVTLDGAGRAEYTFDITWTLGPVSLDRPPHHVHTGSIAAVMEPGAATVLAAVESLRASATVSYDPNVRPELMGDHESAVRRVERCVALSDVVKASDEDLEWLYPGQDPERVAERWLATGPALVLVTRGGDGALAVLPGGRVTVDALPTDVVDTVGAGDAFMSGTLHALAGHGLLGSDGREGLRSLDRARTADVLRHAAASAAVTVARAGANPPDGAELKAALDRS; encoded by the coding sequence ATGCTCGACAGACTCGACCTGCTGGTCATCGGCGAATGCGTCGCCGACATCGTCCGGCTGCCGGGTGCGGCCGACCAGGTCCACCCGGGCGGCAGCCCGGCCAACGTCGCGTACGGCCTGGCCCGGCTCGGGCACGGCTCCACCCTGCTCACCCAGCTCGGCCCCGACGCCGACGGCCGGCTGATCAGGGACCATCTCGCCGGTGCCGGGGTCGAGGTCCGCACGGACGGCGCCACGGCCCCCACCCCGTCCGCCGCCGTCACCCTGGACGGGGCGGGCCGGGCCGAGTACACCTTCGACATCACCTGGACGCTCGGCCCGGTATCGCTGGACCGGCCACCCCACCATGTGCACACCGGTTCCATCGCGGCGGTGATGGAACCGGGGGCGGCCACCGTCCTGGCCGCCGTGGAGTCGCTGCGGGCGTCCGCGACCGTCAGCTACGACCCCAATGTGCGGCCCGAGCTGATGGGGGACCACGAGTCGGCCGTCCGCAGGGTCGAGCGGTGCGTCGCGCTCAGCGATGTGGTCAAGGCCAGCGACGAGGACCTGGAATGGCTGTACCCGGGCCAGGATCCGGAGCGGGTCGCCGAGCGGTGGCTGGCCACCGGCCCGGCACTCGTCCTCGTCACCCGGGGCGGCGACGGCGCGCTGGCCGTACTGCCCGGCGGGCGGGTGACGGTCGACGCGCTGCCCACCGACGTCGTCGACACGGTGGGGGCGGGCGACGCCTTCATGTCGGGCACCCTGCACGCCCTCGCCGGACACGGACTGCTCGGCTCGGACGGACGGGAGGGGCTCCGCTCGCTGGACCGGGCCCGGACGGCCGATGTCCTGCGGCACGCGGCGGCCTCGGCCGCGGTGACCGTGGCCCGGGCCGGCGCCAACCCGCCGGACGGGGCGGAGCTGAAGGCGGCACTCGACCGGAGCTGA
- a CDS encoding beta-ketoacyl-[acyl-carrier-protein] synthase family protein, translating to MTRVDGGVAVTGLGLVTSAGADEHTFWEGLCAGVSTARGCEELAGLPVDFGCPVDGIDLDAAVGGRSVWRMARFVKMALVAARQAVADAGLSPERWDGDRVAVVLGVGVGGVSVLVDNVRRLDDGGADAVSPLLVPMMMPNAAAGELAIALRAHGPSLAPATACASGATAVAVARDLLLNDRCDVVVAGGAEAVLTPLVVSAFAGMGALSLRTGDPAGASRPFAADRDGFVIGEGAAVLVLERTADAYARGGRPRALLTGTGSSTDAHHPTAPDPEGGGARKAVEAALREAGWAAHEVDHINAHGTSTQLNDAMETALISELFPHRPSVTAPKGVLGHTLAASGAIEAVATVLTLEHGLVPPIANLDSLPDGFDLDCVVKEARIQPVERALSHSFGFGGHNVVLAFQRADADGPSRTDPGVLAVV from the coding sequence ATGACGAGGGTTGACGGAGGCGTCGCGGTGACCGGGCTGGGGCTGGTGACGTCGGCGGGCGCGGACGAGCACACCTTCTGGGAGGGGCTGTGCGCCGGTGTGTCCACGGCCCGCGGCTGCGAGGAACTGGCCGGACTGCCGGTCGACTTCGGCTGTCCGGTGGACGGGATCGACCTGGACGCGGCGGTCGGCGGGCGTTCGGTGTGGCGGATGGCACGGTTCGTGAAGATGGCACTGGTCGCCGCCCGCCAGGCCGTGGCGGACGCCGGTCTGTCGCCCGAGCGGTGGGACGGCGACCGGGTCGCCGTGGTGCTCGGCGTCGGGGTGGGCGGGGTGTCCGTGCTCGTCGACAACGTGCGCAGGCTCGACGACGGCGGAGCGGACGCGGTGTCACCGCTGCTGGTCCCGATGATGATGCCCAACGCGGCCGCCGGTGAGCTGGCCATCGCCCTGCGGGCCCACGGCCCCAGCCTGGCCCCGGCGACCGCCTGCGCGTCCGGGGCGACGGCCGTCGCCGTCGCCCGCGACCTGCTGCTGAACGACCGGTGCGACGTGGTGGTGGCGGGCGGCGCGGAGGCCGTGCTCACCCCGCTGGTGGTGAGCGCCTTCGCGGGAATGGGCGCACTCTCGCTGCGCACCGGCGATCCGGCGGGGGCGTCGCGGCCGTTCGCCGCGGACCGGGACGGGTTCGTGATCGGTGAGGGCGCCGCCGTGCTCGTACTGGAACGGACGGCCGACGCGTACGCTCGGGGCGGACGGCCGCGCGCACTGCTGACCGGTACGGGCTCCAGCACCGACGCCCACCACCCCACGGCCCCGGACCCGGAGGGCGGCGGCGCGCGCAAGGCCGTCGAGGCCGCGCTGCGCGAGGCGGGCTGGGCGGCCCACGAGGTCGACCACATCAACGCGCACGGCACGTCGACGCAGCTCAACGACGCGATGGAGACCGCGCTGATCTCCGAGCTCTTCCCGCACCGGCCGTCGGTGACCGCACCGAAGGGCGTCCTCGGGCACACCCTCGCGGCGTCCGGGGCGATCGAGGCGGTCGCCACCGTACTGACCCTGGAGCACGGCCTCGTCCCGCCGATCGCCAACCTGGACTCGCTGCCGGACGGGTTCGACCTCGACTGCGTGGTCAAGGAAGCCCGGATCCAGCCGGTCGAGCGGGCGCTGAGCCACTCCTTCGGCTTCGGCGGACACAATGTCGTACTCGCCTTCCAGCGCGCCGACGCGGACGGCCCGTCACGGACGGACCCGGGTGTCCTCGCCGTTGTTTGA
- a CDS encoding acyl-CoA dehydrogenase family protein, which produces MTATIDSPSAERSTDLLTGVLLGGNFRREHGFWQRLISTEPFRRRPDRRTAEERLALAYERLRVLNDCLDSGARLAADPRALAALHEWLGPVDPALTTVAGIHYNLFLGSLLDHGGDGRRDLSDFLRLRRIGTFLCTEVAHGNDAAAVETTAEYDRERDGFVLRTPHAGAQKFMPNTSPAGGPKTGLVAARLLVDGADHGVFLFLVPLTDAEQALPGVRVRTLPTRTGSPVDHCLTSFDRVFVGRAALLDGDHGRIGADGEFSSALDNRRRRFLASIGRVTSGKISMTACAVGCARATLAVAVRYGGHRYISGPRGSNRVPVIAHRSHHGPLASAMATVFAMSLLHRRALDRWERGERREEAERLVAVAKGWITWQARSVIVESRERCGAQALLEHNGMSELLTGVEGAITAEGDNLAIHAKAAAEMLFAAAPAGPGPCPGGGPGDLDDPGFLGGLLAELERIWFGRAQERIGLAPHGDPLARWNAASGPALRGVEAHAQRQAAEAYAEAVAALPEGPARDRLGELQRLFALDRIARNAGDLLAAGLLTADQVKCLPDRVEELIATVAAHLPELVESFALPPQLLADWPIAGADYVDAYDDPGAFWQTDGGREAARGER; this is translated from the coding sequence ATGACCGCAACGATCGACAGCCCCTCCGCAGAACGATCCACGGACCTCCTCACCGGTGTGCTCCTCGGCGGCAACTTCCGCCGGGAGCACGGCTTCTGGCAGCGGTTGATCAGCACCGAACCCTTTCGCCGCCGCCCGGACCGCCGCACCGCCGAGGAACGCCTGGCTCTCGCGTACGAGCGGCTGCGCGTCCTCAACGACTGCCTGGACAGCGGCGCCCGGCTGGCCGCGGACCCCCGTGCCCTCGCGGCGCTGCACGAATGGCTCGGCCCGGTGGACCCGGCGCTCACCACGGTGGCGGGCATCCACTACAACCTCTTTCTCGGCAGCCTCCTCGACCACGGGGGCGACGGCCGCCGCGACCTGTCGGACTTCCTGCGGCTGCGGCGCATCGGCACCTTCCTCTGTACGGAGGTGGCACACGGCAACGACGCCGCGGCCGTCGAGACCACGGCCGAGTACGACCGCGAGCGCGACGGCTTCGTGCTGCGCACACCGCACGCCGGTGCGCAGAAATTCATGCCCAACACCAGCCCGGCCGGCGGCCCCAAGACCGGGCTGGTGGCCGCCCGCCTGCTCGTCGACGGCGCCGACCACGGGGTCTTCCTCTTCCTCGTGCCGCTCACCGACGCCGAACAGGCCCTGCCCGGGGTACGCGTCCGCACGCTCCCCACCCGCACGGGCAGCCCGGTGGACCACTGCCTGACCTCCTTCGACCGGGTCTTCGTGGGGCGCGCCGCGCTGCTCGACGGGGACCACGGACGGATCGGTGCGGACGGGGAGTTCAGCAGCGCCCTCGACAACCGCAGGCGCCGCTTCCTCGCGTCGATCGGACGTGTCACCTCCGGCAAGATCTCGATGACGGCCTGCGCGGTCGGCTGTGCGCGCGCGACGCTCGCCGTCGCCGTCCGCTACGGCGGCCACCGGTACATCTCGGGCCCACGGGGCTCGAACCGGGTGCCGGTGATCGCCCACCGCAGTCACCACGGACCGCTCGCCTCGGCCATGGCCACCGTCTTCGCGATGAGCCTGCTGCACCGCAGGGCCCTGGACCGCTGGGAGCGCGGCGAGCGACGGGAGGAGGCCGAGCGGCTGGTCGCCGTCGCCAAGGGATGGATCACCTGGCAGGCCAGGTCCGTGATCGTGGAATCCCGGGAACGCTGCGGTGCCCAGGCACTCCTGGAGCACAACGGTATGAGCGAACTCCTCACCGGGGTGGAGGGCGCCATCACCGCCGAGGGCGACAATCTGGCCATCCACGCCAAGGCGGCGGCGGAAATGCTCTTCGCCGCCGCACCGGCCGGGCCCGGTCCTTGCCCCGGCGGCGGACCCGGTGATCTCGACGACCCCGGCTTCCTCGGCGGGCTGCTCGCGGAACTGGAGCGGATCTGGTTCGGCCGGGCCCAGGAGCGGATCGGCCTCGCACCGCACGGCGACCCGCTGGCGCGGTGGAACGCGGCGTCCGGACCCGCCCTGCGCGGCGTCGAGGCGCATGCCCAGCGGCAGGCGGCCGAGGCGTACGCGGAGGCGGTGGCCGCGCTGCCCGAGGGGCCCGCCCGCGACCGGCTCGGCGAGCTGCAGCGGCTCTTCGCGCTGGACCGGATCGCCCGCAACGCCGGTGATCTGCTGGCCGCGGGGCTGCTGACCGCCGACCAGGTCAAATGCCTGCCGGACAGGGTGGAGGAGCTCATCGCCACGGTCGCCGCGCATCTGCCCGAACTCGTCGAGTCCTTCGCGCTGCCGCCACAACTGCTCGCCGACTGGCCGATCGCAGGCGCCGACTACGTGGACGCCTACGACGATCCGGGAGCCTTCTGGCAGACCGACGGGGGCCGGGAAGCGGCTCGGGGCGAGCGGTGA
- a CDS encoding acyl carrier protein — protein MSAIHPKITEVLTHTFKVPAAEIHPGSTMDSLEMDSLAVAEFAVLIRETAGGDRDFDQFPKNATLADITRFIDAADGSGARTGGGAAMSNAR, from the coding sequence ATGAGCGCGATTCACCCCAAGATCACCGAGGTTCTGACACACACCTTCAAAGTCCCCGCAGCGGAGATCCACCCGGGCTCCACGATGGACAGCCTGGAGATGGACTCCCTCGCCGTTGCCGAGTTCGCCGTCCTCATCAGGGAGACGGCCGGCGGCGACCGGGACTTCGACCAGTTCCCCAAGAACGCCACGCTGGCCGACATCACACGGTTCATCGACGCGGCGGACGGCAGCGGCGCGCGGACGGGCGGCGGGGCAGCGATGAGCAACGCCCGATGA